One stretch of Nocardia mangyaensis DNA includes these proteins:
- a CDS encoding alpha/beta fold hydrolase yields the protein MDLDYDHTLREIRTDAGVLRYHEAGDGPPLLLLHGSGPGVTGWRNFRGNLATFADRFRCLILEFPGFGVSEDFGGHPMVTALDAVGRFVDALDLERVDIIGNSMGGGVALNYAIAQPDRVGKLVTIGGIGRNIFSPGPGEGIKLLQEFTEEPTRERLIQWLHSMVFDPAMVTEELIEERWTQATDPATLDSARRMYSKAAFGAMVRAMEASDAPPPWAMLHKVKAPTLITWGRDDRVSPLDMALIPMRTIPRAELHVFPNCGHWAMIERKAEFESAVLAFLTREDPARGV from the coding sequence ATGGACCTCGACTACGACCACACCCTGCGCGAGATCCGCACGGACGCAGGCGTTCTGCGCTACCACGAAGCGGGCGACGGTCCGCCGCTGCTGCTCCTGCACGGGTCCGGGCCTGGTGTCACCGGCTGGCGCAACTTCCGCGGCAATCTCGCGACCTTCGCCGACCGGTTCCGCTGCCTGATCCTGGAGTTCCCCGGTTTCGGTGTGAGCGAGGACTTCGGCGGTCACCCGATGGTCACCGCCCTGGACGCGGTCGGTCGCTTCGTCGACGCGCTGGATCTGGAACGCGTCGACATCATCGGCAACTCGATGGGCGGCGGGGTCGCGCTCAATTACGCGATCGCGCAGCCGGATCGGGTCGGCAAGCTGGTGACCATCGGCGGTATCGGCCGCAACATCTTCAGCCCCGGCCCTGGTGAGGGCATCAAGCTGCTGCAGGAGTTCACCGAGGAACCCACCCGCGAGCGGCTGATCCAGTGGCTGCATTCGATGGTGTTCGACCCGGCCATGGTCACCGAGGAGCTCATCGAGGAACGCTGGACCCAGGCCACCGACCCGGCCACCCTCGATTCCGCCCGCCGGATGTACAGCAAGGCCGCGTTCGGTGCGATGGTCCGAGCCATGGAAGCCTCCGACGCACCCCCACCCTGGGCGATGCTGCACAAAGTCAAGGCCCCCACCCTGATCACCTGGGGCCGCGACGACCGGGTGAGCCCGCTGGACATGGCCCTCATCCCGATGCGCACCATCCCCCGCGCCGAACTGCACGTGTTCCCGAACTGCGGACACTGGGCGATGATCGAACGCAAGGCCGAATTCGAATCGGCCGTCCTGGCTTTCCTCACCCGCGAGGACCCCGCGCGAGGGGTATGA
- a CDS encoding flavin-containing monooxygenase yields the protein MKPSSPAQGPAEVDVVVVGAGIAGLYALHKFRSRGLTVRVLEAGDGVGGVWYWNRYPGARCDVESVDYSYSFDEALQQEWDWSEKYAAQPEILAYLEHVADRFDLRRDIEFGTRVTDVVLDEQTLRWQVDTDTGRALTARFVVLATGPLSNANTPAIEGLDTFAGRVLHTSHWPHDGVDLTGERVGVIGTGSSGIQAIPCLAEQAQRLHVFQRTANYSVPAGNTLLTEQDRRAQKADYARRRQLSMASGGGSPHQAHPEPALAVSEQERRAAYEKRWALGGVLFSKTFPDQLTDPAANDTARLFWEEKVRAVIDDPRVADLLVPGDHPIGTKRICTDTNYYQTYNRDNVELVDLKTTPIARIDAEGVHTTAAHYPIDTLVLATGFDAMTGSVARMNIVGRDSRTLNEAWHEGPKTYLGLGMTGFPNLFNLTGPGSPSVLANMVLHSELHVDWVAEAIGFLETRAAVALEARADAVAAWVDECAARAAGTLMTQANSWYLGANIAGRPRVFMPFVGGFGVYGQIIAEVAAAQYKGFDVIEA from the coding sequence GTGAAGCCATCGTCACCAGCACAGGGCCCGGCCGAGGTCGACGTGGTCGTCGTCGGCGCGGGCATCGCGGGCCTGTACGCCCTGCACAAGTTCCGGAGCCGGGGGCTCACCGTGCGCGTGCTCGAGGCCGGCGACGGGGTGGGCGGGGTCTGGTACTGGAACCGCTATCCTGGCGCGCGCTGCGACGTCGAGAGCGTCGACTACTCGTACTCGTTCGACGAGGCGCTGCAGCAGGAATGGGACTGGAGCGAGAAGTACGCCGCCCAACCCGAGATCCTGGCCTATCTCGAACACGTCGCCGACCGCTTCGACCTGCGCCGCGACATCGAATTCGGCACGCGCGTCACCGATGTCGTGCTCGACGAGCAGACCCTGCGCTGGCAGGTCGACACCGACACCGGGCGCGCGCTGACGGCCCGGTTCGTCGTGCTGGCCACCGGCCCACTGTCGAACGCGAACACCCCGGCGATCGAGGGTCTCGACACGTTCGCCGGCCGGGTGCTGCACACCTCGCACTGGCCGCACGACGGAGTCGATCTGACCGGCGAGCGGGTCGGTGTCATCGGCACCGGATCCTCCGGGATTCAGGCGATCCCGTGCCTGGCCGAACAGGCACAGCGGCTGCACGTCTTCCAGCGCACCGCCAATTACAGTGTGCCCGCGGGAAATACGCTGTTGACTGAGCAGGACCGGCGGGCGCAGAAGGCCGACTACGCGCGGCGGCGGCAATTGTCGATGGCCAGCGGCGGCGGCTCACCGCACCAGGCGCACCCCGAACCGGCCCTCGCGGTCAGCGAGCAGGAGCGGCGGGCCGCCTACGAGAAGCGTTGGGCGCTGGGCGGAGTGCTGTTCAGCAAGACCTTCCCCGATCAGCTGACCGACCCGGCCGCCAATGACACCGCGCGGCTGTTCTGGGAGGAGAAGGTGCGCGCCGTGATCGACGATCCGCGAGTGGCCGACCTGCTCGTCCCGGGCGATCACCCGATCGGCACCAAACGCATCTGCACCGACACGAACTACTACCAGACCTACAACCGCGACAATGTCGAGCTCGTCGACCTGAAGACCACGCCCATCGCCCGCATCGACGCCGAGGGCGTGCACACCACCGCCGCGCACTATCCGATCGACACCCTGGTGCTCGCCACCGGCTTCGACGCGATGACCGGTTCGGTGGCGCGGATGAACATCGTCGGGCGCGACAGCCGGACTCTGAACGAGGCATGGCATGAAGGGCCGAAAACCTATCTGGGACTGGGGATGACGGGCTTCCCGAACCTGTTCAATCTCACCGGTCCCGGTAGTCCCTCGGTGCTGGCCAACATGGTGCTGCACTCCGAACTGCACGTCGACTGGGTGGCCGAGGCCATCGGTTTCCTCGAAACCAGGGCAGCGGTGGCGCTGGAAGCGCGCGCCGACGCGGTCGCGGCCTGGGTCGACGAATGCGCGGCCCGGGCGGCGGGAACCCTGATGACCCAGGCGAACTCGTGGTACCTCGGCGCCAACATCGCGGGCAGGCCGCGAGTGTTCATGCCCTTCGTCGGCGGCTTCGGCGTGTACGGCCAGATCATCGCCGAGGTCGCGGCCGCGCAGTACAAGGGCTTCGACGTCATCGAGGCGTGA
- a CDS encoding FAD-binding protein — MVDWNDEVDVLVAGSGGGLAGAYTAAREGLSVAVVEATDKFGGTTAYSGGGGVWFPVNPVLERAGTDDTIEDALTYYRAVVGDRTPDELQQTYVRRGRDLIEYLEADDHFAFQMLPWPDYFGKAPKARLDGQRHIMPVPLQAAELGALRDSLRGPLDTDRLGAPLPELLIGGQALIGRLLWALSTYPHARLYLDSPLVELVLEDDVVTGAIVERYGERVAIRARRGVVLAAGGFEQNQQLREHYGVPGLARDTMGPWGNQGRAHQAGIAAGADTDLMDQAWWSPGLTHPDGRSAFALWFTGGIFVDQRGKRFVNESAPYDRLGREIIQRLDEGALNLPYWMIYDDKEGEVPPIKATNVSMVETEKYVAAGLWHTADTLPELAAKIGVPAENLVATVDRFNAHVATGVDPDFGRGDEAYDRAFSGGEPPLVTIDKGPYHAAAFGISDLGTKGGLRTDSAARVLGRDDEPIGGLYAAGNTMAAVSGTVYPGGGNPIGASMLFSHLAVLDMLGT; from the coding sequence GTGGTGGACTGGAACGACGAGGTGGATGTGTTGGTCGCGGGTTCGGGCGGTGGCCTGGCCGGTGCCTACACCGCCGCCCGCGAAGGGCTCAGCGTCGCCGTCGTCGAGGCGACCGACAAGTTCGGTGGCACGACGGCGTACTCGGGCGGCGGCGGGGTCTGGTTCCCGGTCAACCCGGTGCTCGAGCGCGCAGGCACCGACGACACCATCGAGGACGCGCTCACCTACTACCGCGCCGTCGTCGGCGACCGCACGCCCGACGAATTGCAGCAGACCTATGTCCGGCGGGGCCGCGACCTCATCGAATACCTCGAAGCCGACGACCACTTCGCGTTCCAGATGCTGCCGTGGCCGGACTACTTCGGGAAGGCGCCCAAGGCTCGGCTCGACGGTCAGCGCCACATCATGCCGGTGCCGCTGCAGGCCGCCGAACTGGGCGCCCTGCGCGACTCGCTGCGCGGCCCGCTCGACACCGACCGGCTCGGCGCGCCGCTGCCGGAGTTGCTCATCGGCGGGCAGGCCCTGATCGGACGTCTGCTGTGGGCGCTGTCGACCTACCCGCACGCCCGGCTGTACCTGGATTCGCCGCTGGTGGAGCTGGTGCTGGAGGACGATGTGGTGACCGGCGCGATCGTCGAACGCTACGGCGAGCGGGTCGCGATCCGCGCGCGACGCGGCGTGGTGCTCGCGGCGGGCGGTTTCGAACAGAACCAGCAGCTGCGCGAGCACTACGGTGTGCCGGGACTGGCGCGAGACACCATGGGGCCCTGGGGAAATCAGGGGCGGGCGCATCAGGCCGGGATCGCGGCGGGTGCCGACACCGACCTGATGGATCAGGCGTGGTGGTCACCGGGGCTGACCCACCCGGACGGGCGGTCGGCGTTCGCGCTGTGGTTCACCGGTGGGATCTTCGTCGACCAGCGGGGCAAGCGGTTCGTGAACGAGTCCGCGCCTTACGACCGGCTCGGGCGCGAGATCATCCAGCGGCTCGACGAGGGCGCGCTGAACCTGCCGTATTGGATGATCTACGACGACAAAGAAGGCGAGGTGCCGCCGATCAAGGCCACCAACGTGTCCATGGTCGAGACCGAGAAGTACGTCGCCGCCGGGCTGTGGCACACCGCCGACACCCTGCCCGAACTCGCCGCGAAGATCGGGGTACCGGCGGAGAATCTCGTGGCCACCGTCGACCGGTTCAACGCGCACGTCGCCACCGGCGTCGACCCCGATTTCGGGCGTGGCGACGAAGCCTACGACCGAGCCTTCTCCGGCGGTGAGCCGCCGCTGGTGACCATCGACAAGGGCCCTTACCACGCGGCGGCGTTCGGGATCTCGGATCTGGGCACCAAGGGCGGACTGCGTACCGACAGCGCCGCGCGGGTCCTCGGTCGCGACGACGAGCCGATCGGCGGGCTCTACGCCGCGGGCAACACCATGGCCGCGGTCAGCGGCACCGTCTACCCCGGCGGCGGCAATCCCATCGGCGCCTCCATGCTGTTCAGCCACCTGGCTGTGCTCGACATGCTCGGCACCTGA
- a CDS encoding PadR family transcriptional regulator: MTSDSDPGVPNLPPTSWAVLAMLSYEEEVSGYDLKKWADWSLRYFYWTPSYSQIYAELKKLEQHGFATSRLDSDNAMRGRRLYRITDSGRVAVTTWWNKAPVDPSVLKHHVLVRVMFGHLGSPERLKQILRDHIADVDQLEQRAAVDAEAAKAEPGWAYSQIVLQWAQRHYAAERELAQQLIDEIDEAAILLATAEHDDRAEYPHPTPGRWREIEQRVRDEEWEHDTVD, translated from the coding sequence GTGACCAGCGACTCCGACCCCGGCGTGCCCAACCTGCCGCCGACCAGCTGGGCGGTGCTCGCCATGCTCTCGTATGAAGAAGAGGTCTCCGGCTACGACCTGAAGAAGTGGGCCGACTGGAGTCTGCGCTACTTCTACTGGACCCCGTCCTACAGCCAGATCTACGCCGAACTGAAGAAGCTCGAGCAGCACGGCTTCGCCACCTCGCGCCTCGACAGCGACAACGCCATGCGCGGGCGCAGGCTGTACCGGATCACCGATTCCGGTCGGGTCGCGGTCACCACGTGGTGGAACAAGGCGCCCGTGGATCCGTCGGTGCTCAAGCACCATGTGCTGGTGCGGGTGATGTTCGGTCACCTCGGGTCACCGGAGCGGCTCAAGCAGATCCTGCGCGACCACATCGCCGACGTCGATCAGCTCGAACAACGCGCCGCCGTCGACGCCGAGGCGGCGAAAGCCGAACCGGGCTGGGCCTATTCACAGATCGTGCTGCAGTGGGCCCAGCGCCACTACGCCGCCGAACGCGAACTCGCCCAGCAGCTCATCGACGAGATCGACGAGGCGGCCATCTTGCTCGCCACCGCCGAACACGACGACCGCGCCGAATATCCGCATCCGACCCCGGGCCGCTGGCGCGAGATCGAGCAGCGCGTGCGCGACGAGGAATGGGAACACGACACGGTCGACTGA
- a CDS encoding flavin reductase family protein — MNADNLVIDAGVPGPAELRRVLGHFATGVAVIAAHDGTRPLGFTCQSVVSVSLDPPYVSFCPAKTSTSWPLLRRAGALCINILAEEQREMCRGFAVSGGDKFAGVEWDRAGNGAPALRGALAQIEATVELEHDAGDHTVVLARIGALRAAESGRPLLFYRGEFGGFSA, encoded by the coding sequence ATGAATGCAGACAACCTTGTCATCGACGCCGGTGTCCCCGGCCCGGCCGAGCTGCGCAGGGTGCTCGGCCACTTCGCGACCGGTGTCGCGGTGATCGCCGCCCACGACGGGACCCGACCGCTGGGCTTCACCTGCCAGTCGGTGGTGTCGGTGTCGCTGGATCCGCCCTATGTCTCCTTCTGTCCGGCCAAGACCTCGACGAGCTGGCCGCTGCTGCGCCGGGCCGGGGCACTGTGCATCAACATCCTCGCCGAGGAGCAGCGCGAGATGTGCCGTGGGTTCGCGGTGAGCGGGGGCGACAAGTTCGCCGGGGTCGAGTGGGACCGGGCAGGCAACGGCGCGCCCGCCCTGCGCGGGGCGCTGGCCCAGATCGAGGCCACCGTGGAGCTCGAGCACGACGCGGGCGATCACACGGTGGTCCTGGCCCGGATCGGAGCGCTGCGCGCCGCCGAGAGCGGGCGGCCGCTGCTGTTCTATCGGGGCGAGTTCGGCGGATTCTCCGCGTGA
- a CDS encoding nuclear transport factor 2 family protein: MASADDIRDTVRRYVEAVGSGTAADIVALYREDATVEDPVGSEPHVGHAAIRKFYDVIEPLERSSELFTVRVAGDSAAFSFRIVTRFGEQSFTLDPIDVMTFDENGLISSMRAFWSPDDMVTG; encoded by the coding sequence ATGGCATCAGCAGACGACATCCGAGACACCGTGCGGCGGTATGTGGAGGCGGTCGGCAGCGGCACCGCCGCCGACATCGTCGCCCTCTACCGCGAGGACGCGACGGTCGAGGATCCCGTCGGTTCCGAGCCCCATGTCGGCCATGCCGCCATCCGGAAGTTCTACGACGTGATCGAACCGCTGGAGCGATCGAGCGAGCTGTTCACCGTGCGCGTCGCGGGCGACAGCGCGGCGTTCAGTTTCCGGATCGTCACCCGGTTCGGGGAGCAGAGCTTCACCCTCGATCCGATCGATGTGATGACCTTCGACGAGAACGGGCTGATCAGCAGCATGCGCGCGTTCTGGTCCCCCGACGACATGGTGACCGGCTGA
- a CDS encoding Fic family protein gives MPEPAVLKAGLAHLWFVAIHPFDDGNGRIARALGDLALARSEHSHRRFYSLSAQIQRDLENYYAILGRTQRGNLDVTDWLLWFLDALHQSIINADTAIDAALAKASFWRTWHATAMNPARSTCSAGSWTASTEN, from the coding sequence ATCCCCGAACCCGCGGTACTGAAAGCGGGCCTGGCACACCTGTGGTTCGTGGCAATCCACCCATTCGACGATGGCAACGGCAGAATCGCCCGCGCCCTCGGCGATCTGGCCCTGGCCCGATCCGAGCACAGCCACCGCCGCTTCTACAGCCTGTCCGCTCAGATCCAGCGCGACCTCGAGAACTACTACGCCATCCTCGGGCGCACCCAACGAGGCAACCTCGATGTCACCGACTGGCTGCTCTGGTTCCTCGACGCGCTACACCAGTCGATCATCAACGCCGACACCGCCATCGACGCGGCACTAGCAAAAGCGAGCTTCTGGCGGACCTGGCACGCGACAGCGATGAACCCCGCCAGATCGACATGCTCAGCCGGCTCCTGGACGGCTTCGACGGAAAACTGA
- a CDS encoding FAD-binding protein, with protein sequence MTAPEQQSWDHEVGFLVVGSGAGGLTGALAAADRGLDTLVIDKASVYGGSTALSGGGIWVPNNPTLLHAGLGDSRADVRAYLDAVVGDRVPSANIDRFIDEGPRMLEFLETSPHLRFQWCTGYSDYHPEAPGGRPAGRSIEPLPVDLKQLGDDEELLRPAALATPPGLFITSKDFVQLNMVTRTWKARWTALLTGLRAVKAIVLRRHMDTLGRALIARLRLALRDAGVPLWLDTPLRSLITDDTGAVLGVVAERDGREIRIRARQGVLLATGGFEHNQAMRKRYLPEGGRDNFSAASTDNTGDGIVAGEQVGAAVDLMDDAWWMPSFQRPGGLNQVLVSERSIPRSIIVDGAGRRFTNEASPYVTFVHAQLAGSHDPAWLIFDTKAKGRYPIGGIVPGQKFPASWLETGLIRTAPTVAELAAAIDVPVAALGATVQRYNEFARDGRDEDFDRGISAYDNYYGDPTLPQPALDVLDKGPYYALRVRIGDLGTKGGLVYNDNAQVLRADGSVIAGLYATGNTAAAVMGNDYAGAGATIGPAMVFGYVGARHAAGER encoded by the coding sequence ATGACTGCACCTGAACAACAATCCTGGGACCACGAGGTCGGCTTCCTGGTCGTCGGCAGCGGCGCCGGTGGTCTCACCGGCGCGCTCGCCGCCGCCGACCGCGGGCTCGACACCCTGGTCATCGACAAGGCGTCGGTCTACGGCGGCAGCACCGCGCTCTCCGGCGGCGGCATCTGGGTCCCCAACAACCCGACCCTGCTGCACGCCGGGCTCGGCGATTCCCGCGCCGATGTGCGCGCCTACCTCGACGCGGTCGTCGGTGACCGGGTGCCCTCGGCCAACATCGACCGGTTCATCGACGAGGGCCCGCGGATGCTCGAGTTCCTCGAGACCAGCCCGCACCTGCGATTCCAGTGGTGCACCGGCTATTCCGACTATCATCCCGAGGCGCCCGGCGGACGTCCGGCAGGCCGATCCATCGAGCCGTTGCCGGTGGATCTGAAGCAGCTCGGCGACGACGAGGAACTGTTGCGGCCCGCCGCGCTCGCGACGCCGCCCGGCCTGTTCATCACCTCCAAGGACTTCGTCCAGCTCAACATGGTGACCCGCACCTGGAAGGCGCGCTGGACGGCGCTGCTGACCGGGCTGCGGGCAGTCAAGGCGATCGTGTTGCGCAGGCACATGGACACCCTCGGCCGGGCGTTGATCGCCCGCTTGCGGCTGGCCTTGCGCGATGCCGGTGTCCCACTGTGGCTCGACACCCCGCTGCGCTCGCTGATCACCGACGACACGGGCGCGGTGCTCGGCGTGGTGGCCGAACGCGACGGCCGCGAGATCCGGATCCGGGCGCGCCAAGGCGTGCTGCTGGCGACCGGCGGCTTCGAACACAACCAGGCCATGCGCAAGCGCTACCTGCCCGAGGGCGGCCGCGACAACTTCAGCGCCGCCTCCACCGACAACACCGGCGACGGCATCGTGGCCGGTGAGCAGGTCGGCGCCGCGGTCGATCTCATGGACGACGCGTGGTGGATGCCCTCGTTCCAGCGGCCCGGCGGCCTCAACCAGGTGCTGGTGTCGGAGCGCTCGATCCCGCGCTCGATCATCGTCGACGGCGCGGGCAGGCGGTTCACCAACGAGGCGTCACCGTATGTGACCTTCGTGCACGCCCAGCTCGCGGGCAGCCACGATCCGGCCTGGCTGATCTTCGACACGAAGGCCAAGGGCCGCTATCCGATCGGCGGCATCGTGCCCGGGCAGAAGTTCCCGGCCTCGTGGCTGGAGACGGGCCTGATCCGCACGGCGCCGACCGTCGCCGAACTGGCCGCGGCGATCGATGTCCCCGTCGCCGCGCTGGGTGCGACGGTGCAGCGCTACAACGAGTTCGCGCGCGACGGCCGGGACGAGGATTTCGATCGCGGGATCAGCGCCTATGACAACTACTACGGCGACCCGACGCTGCCGCAACCCGCGCTCGACGTGCTCGACAAGGGCCCGTACTACGCGTTGCGCGTGCGCATCGGCGATCTCGGCACCAAGGGCGGTCTGGTCTACAACGACAACGCCCAGGTGTTGCGGGCCGACGGCAGCGTCATCGCCGGGCTCTACGCCACCGGCAACACCGCGGCCGCGGTCATGGGCAACGACTACGCGGGCGCCGGCGCGACGATCGGTCCCGCCATGGTGTTCGGCTATGTCGGCGCGCGTCACGCCGCGGGCGAACGCTGA
- a CDS encoding FecCD family ABC transporter permease produces MSSSRAAVSTEHGSSPPETDGAGLGLLARGGAVLLIAAIVLFGVCVASLAIGAKSIPMGEVLAALFGQGDASVRVIIGDWRLSRTVVGLVCGVCLGAAGVVIGALTRNPIADPGLLGVNAGAALGVVIGLTITGGMGVTGYTWFAFAGAGSAAVIVYLLSMIGQATASPLRLALSGVALAAVLSGVTQLLVFIDESVLDSFRFWRIGSLAARDLADVIPLLPYVLGAALLALALCRALNALSLGDRTAAGLGVNLGRVRLLGFVVVTILCGAATALAGPIAFVGLLVYHIAQYLVGSDHRVLVPLSMLLAPSLLLGADVLGRLIGGGEPVPVGVMTAFVGSPALIALIVWSRRMGAGS; encoded by the coding sequence GTGTCTTCGAGTCGTGCCGCCGTGTCCACGGAACACGGCTCTTCCCCACCCGAGACCGACGGCGCCGGACTCGGACTGCTCGCTCGCGGTGGTGCGGTCCTGCTGATCGCGGCGATCGTCCTGTTCGGTGTCTGTGTGGCCAGCCTGGCGATCGGTGCCAAGTCGATCCCGATGGGCGAGGTCCTCGCCGCGCTGTTCGGGCAGGGCGATGCCAGTGTGCGCGTGATCATCGGGGATTGGCGGTTGAGCCGCACGGTGGTCGGGCTGGTCTGTGGGGTCTGTCTCGGCGCGGCCGGTGTGGTCATCGGCGCGCTCACCCGCAATCCCATCGCCGACCCCGGCCTGCTCGGCGTCAACGCGGGCGCGGCGCTCGGTGTGGTCATCGGTCTCACCATCACCGGCGGGATGGGCGTCACCGGCTACACCTGGTTCGCCTTCGCCGGTGCGGGCTCGGCCGCGGTGATCGTCTACCTGCTGTCGATGATCGGGCAGGCGACCGCGTCGCCGTTGCGGCTGGCGCTCTCGGGGGTGGCGTTGGCGGCGGTGCTGTCCGGGGTCACCCAGCTGCTGGTCTTCATCGATGAGAGCGTGCTCGACTCCTTCCGGTTCTGGCGGATCGGTTCACTGGCCGCGCGCGATCTCGCCGACGTGATCCCGCTGCTGCCGTACGTGCTCGGCGCCGCGCTGCTCGCCCTCGCCCTGTGCCGGGCACTCAACGCGCTGAGCCTCGGCGATCGGACGGCGGCGGGACTCGGGGTGAACCTGGGCCGGGTGCGGCTGCTCGGCTTCGTCGTGGTGACGATTCTGTGTGGCGCGGCCACCGCGCTGGCGGGACCGATCGCGTTCGTCGGCCTGCTCGTCTATCACATCGCGCAATACCTGGTCGGCTCCGATCACCGGGTGCTGGTGCCGCTGTCGATGTTGCTGGCGCCGTCGCTGCTGCTCGGCGCGGATGTGCTCGGCCGGCTGATCGGCGGTGGCGAGCCGGTGCCGGTCGGGGTGATGACGGCCTTCGTCGGCAGCCCGGCGCTCATCGCGCTCATCGTCTGGAGCCGCCGGATGGGGGCGGGATCATGA
- a CDS encoding ABC transporter substrate-binding protein: MKTENRRRHRLTVALGAAMAAMGLVLTGCGSADSEVADGHVVQHAMGETTVPAQPQRIIVLDSPHLDALVSLGVTPIAITERAMGYGPPKYLADKLGGVATVGTIQEPDLDAIANLEPDLIIGAKIRHEPLYTQLDSIAPTVFSETSGTNWHDQARLTADAVGKTDEMEQLLTQLDTRAKAVGRQIGAPDKTVSMVRFTEDRFRLYGPETFSGSLLAQLGFTHPAREWNQYSMAELDPEQYEQINGDIVFHADYNGSTAGTTKSRVSALWGSLPAVAAGQAYEVADDTWMLGIGVLGANEIIDDIERLTAK; this comes from the coding sequence GTGAAGACCGAGAACAGAAGAAGACACCGGCTGACCGTGGCGCTCGGCGCGGCCATGGCCGCGATGGGGCTGGTCCTGACCGGCTGCGGTTCGGCAGATTCCGAGGTTGCCGACGGGCACGTGGTGCAGCACGCGATGGGCGAGACGACCGTGCCCGCGCAACCGCAGCGCATCATCGTGCTGGACTCCCCGCACCTCGACGCGCTCGTCTCGCTCGGCGTCACGCCGATCGCGATCACCGAGCGCGCGATGGGCTACGGCCCGCCGAAGTACCTGGCCGACAAGCTCGGTGGTGTCGCGACCGTCGGCACGATCCAGGAACCCGATCTGGACGCGATCGCCAATCTGGAACCCGATCTGATCATCGGCGCCAAGATCCGCCACGAGCCGCTCTACACCCAGCTCGACAGCATCGCCCCGACCGTGTTCTCGGAGACCTCGGGCACCAACTGGCACGATCAGGCCCGGCTGACCGCCGACGCGGTGGGCAAGACCGACGAGATGGAGCAGCTGCTCACCCAGCTCGACACCCGGGCCAAGGCCGTCGGCCGGCAGATCGGGGCACCGGACAAGACCGTGTCCATGGTCCGGTTCACCGAGGACCGCTTCCGCCTCTACGGCCCGGAGACCTTCTCGGGTTCGCTGCTCGCCCAGCTCGGGTTCACCCATCCCGCGCGCGAGTGGAACCAGTATTCGATGGCCGAGCTCGATCCCGAGCAGTACGAGCAGATCAACGGCGACATCGTGTTCCACGCCGACTACAACGGCTCCACGGCGGGCACGACCAAGAGCCGGGTCTCGGCACTGTGGGGCTCGCTGCCCGCGGTGGCGGCGGGCCAGGCCTACGAGGTGGCCGACGACACCTGGATGCTCGGCATCGGCGTGCTCGGCGCGAACGAGATCATCGACGACATCGAGCGCCTGACCGCCAAGTGA